GCCGGTGCAGGGCGGCGAGCGCCCGCCAGTAGCTGGCGCGAAGCGGAAACTCGTGGACGGCCCGCCGGAGGATCTCCGCCGCGCGATCGGTCCGCGCGGGGTCGGCGAAGAAGGCTTCGACGGCCGGCGCCTGCGCCGCCTCCGCGAGGAGCCACGTGATCACCCGCAGCTGGTCCGGATCGCCGTCGAGCGACTCGAGATAGAGCGCCGCCGCCTCCTCCGGTTCTCCTTCCATCCGAAGGAGGTCGGCCCGATATCGGAGATCGAGCGGCGCGGAGGAGCGGGCGAGGAGAGCCTCGGCCTCGCGCCGGTTGCCGTCCCGCGCCAGCGCGAGCGCCCGCTCGCGGTCGTTCGATCCCTCGCCGCCGTCCCGTTCCGGAAAGGCGATCGAGACGAGGCGGTCGAGCGGGATGTAGCGCCGCGCCGCCGCTTCGAGGACGACCGCCCGCTGCGGCCGGTGCATGCGGCGGCGGAACACTTCGAGAAACCGGTCTTCGGCGGCGGCGGTCTCGGGCGAGCCGAGCGCGCGATAGAGGAGCGCGAGCCGGCCGACGTTGACGATCCTCTCCTCGTGGCGGTCGAGGAACGTCGCGATGTGAACGGCCGCTTCGAGATGCTCCGCGGTCCCGAGCCGTTCGTAGACCCGCGAGAGCGCGAGCGCGCGGTCGATATCGCTCTCGAACCCGCGCTCGGTCCCCAGCCGCTCGAGGATCCGGCGGGCCTCCTCGAGATCACCCGTCAGCTCGGCGACCCAGGCCTTGGCGAGGACCGCCGTCTTGTAGAGATCGGGATCCGAGCCGCGGTACTTCGCCGCCAGCCGGTCGCAGGCGGCGCGCGCGTCGTCCGGCCGGCGCGCCGCGAAGAGGCGAAAGACTTCCTCGAGCTCGAGATGGGCCGCGGGCTTGCGCCAGAGCTGGTCTCGTCCGACCGCGATGAACTCGCCGGCGCCGCGTTCGGGGTCCCGCGCGAGGGCGAGCATCGAAGCCAGGCGCAGATGAACCCCTCCGCTCTGCGGAGAGCGCGTCTGGACCTGCGCCCAGCAGGCGACGGCGGCGGAGAGCTCGCCGCGGATGTGCTTGATCTTGCCGAGCAGATCGAGAGTCGTGAGATCTTCGGGACGCTCTTCGAGCAGAGCGGCGACCTCGACTTCCGCGTCGTAGGTCTCGCCGATCTCCACGAGCACCGTCGCGTGCGCGAGACGCGCTTCCCAGAGATCGGTCTCGCCGCCCATCTTCGTTTTCCTATTTTATCGACGCCGAGGCGGCTCGGTGCGTTATAGTGATCGCATGAGCGGCGCGAACATGGCGCGCGCTTCCCGCCCGGAGTCCTTCCCCTGGGAAAACCTCATCGGAAGCTCGGGGGCGATGCGTCCGGTGAAGATCCTCCTCGCCAAGGTCGCGGCGCTGCCCGTGTCGACCGTCCTCCTGATCGGCGAGAGCGGCACCGGAAAGGACCTGATCGCCAAGACGATCCACTTCAACAGCCCGCGCGGGTCGCGTCCGTTCCAGAACGTCACCTGTTCCGCGCTCGCCGAGACGCTCCTCGAGACCGAGCTCTTCGGCCACGAGCGAGGGGCGTTCACGGACGCCAAGCAGCAGAAGAAGGGGCTGTTCGAGCTCGCTCACGGCGGCACGGTGTACCTGGACGAGATCGGCGAGACCTCGCCGTCGCTCCAGGTGAAGCTCCTGCGTTTCCTCGAGGAAAAAGAATTCAAGCGCGTGGGCGGATCGGCCGACATTCGCGTCGACGTGCGGGCCATCGCGGCGACGAACCGGGACCTCAAGGCGGGAATGCGCGAGGGGACCTTTCGCCCCGATCTCTACTATCGGCTGAGCACGATCCTCGTCCGGGTGCCGCCGCTTCGGGAGCGGCGGTCGGACATCCGGCTGCTCGCGGAATCGTTCCTCCGCGGATTCGCGGCGGCGTTCGGGAAGGACGTTCGCGGTCTCTCGCAGCGCGCCGTGTCGCACCTGGAGTCCTACCACTGGCCGGGAAACGTGCGGGAGCTCAAGAACGTCATCGAGCGCGCGGTGCTCCTGTGCGAAGGAGACCTCCTGCGGCGCCACGACTTCCTCGATTTCGACGACGAGCCCGCCTCGCCGGCGTTCAGCCTTCCCGCGGACGGCCTCGACGTCGAGCGCCTCGAGCGCGATCTCCTGGTTCAGGCCCTCGACCGGACCGGCGGCAATCAGACCCGCGCGGGCCAGCTCCTCCGCCTCTCGCGGGATCAGATCCGTTACCGGATCGACAAGTTCGGACTGGCGCGCGAAGCCGAGCCCGTCGCCGACTGAAGCGACTCAGGGCTCCCGGGCGGAGAAGAGGCCGTCGTCGACCGCGACGTTCTGCGTCACCTCTTCGGCCTTGATGGTGTCGGTCCGGTCCGGCGCCGTGTGGCGAATCGTGAACGGCACCTCGACTCCGTCGACCTTCCGGTAATCGGAGTAGTCCGCCTGCTCGGGGATGTCGCCGAGCGCCGTGTGCTGCCTCTGGAGCGTCCGAAGGAGCCGGCCGTTCTCGGCGTCGAACCAGAACGTCTCCCGGCCGCCGGCGGCGTCGCGCGCCATGACGATCCAGGCGTCGCGGCCGTCGATCGGTTGCTTGCCGCGGACCGCGAGGGCGGGAAAGCGGGATTTGAGGTCGCTCGCCGGGAAGAGCCGCGCGCGGGCGCGAATCCGGTCGGCCTCGTCGGGCGGCATCGGCCGGATGCCCTGGCCCGCGCTCGACCAACCCTTCGTTCCGTCGTACGCGATCGTGAACGCGCCCTTCTCGAGCGTCACCGAGCTGCGATATTTCCCCGACGCGGTCAGGGTGATCTCGATGGGATGGCTCTCTCCGTTGGCCGCCGTGAACGTCCCTCGGATCACGCGGGAGGAGATCTTCGCCATCGCGTCCTTGCCGCCGGCCGCGGACACGTACCTCTCGAGGACGGCGTCGACCGAAGGAGCGGCAGCCGCCTCGGACGCCGGCGGGTGCGCCGCGACTGTCGAGAAGAGGGGGGGCATCGAAGCGGGATCCACGGATCCGCGATGGCAGGTCGCGCACGTCACGTCGAGACGTCCCTTGAAGTTCGCCCGGTCGATCTCGCGCATCATCCGGATCATCCCCCGCGCCGTGTTCTTGGCGGCCTTGTCGTCCTTCTCCATCGGCCACGGCCCGTCCTTGGACGTGACGTGGCAGTACGAGCACTTCACGCCGAGCGAATCCGCCATGAACTGCATGGAGGCAACGAGCTGGTCGGACGGCAGGCCCTGGAACACCTGGATGTTCTTGTAGAACTTCTCGGCGGGGACGTCGGCCGACGGCTCGCGTCGCGGGGGCCCGGCCGCGAGCACGACGCCGGCGGCGAGCGGCGCGAGGACCAACAGGGCGGCGATCGGGAGCGGGTTCTGACGCACGATTCCTCCTTCAGGCCGGGGGAGCTTAGCCTCATTCCGGCGAGGCGCGCAATTCTCCGGGAACGACGGGCCGCCGCGTGTAAAATGAGGTCACAGGAAATCAGGAGACAGACACGTCCGGCGCGGGGGGATCTCGGATGATGTTCTTCCACGGGGGCCCGTGGCGCATGGCGCCCGATGAGTGAAGCGGGCCCGCCGGCCTTTTCGGGAGGCGGGCGTTTCGAGATCGTCCGCCGCATCGGCGCGGGCGGCATGGGAGTCGTCTACGAGGCGATCGACAACGAGCGGCGCACGCGCGTCGCGCTCAAGTCGCTCCCCCACGTCGAGGCCGAGGCGCTGCTCCGTTTCAAGCAGGAGTTTCGAAATCTCACCGACGTCACCCACCCGAACCTGGCGGCCCTCTACGAGCTGTTCTCGACCGGCGAGGAATGGTTCTTCTCGATGGAGCTCGTCGAAGGCGTCGACTTCCTGGCCCATCTGGGGAGGCGCAACGAGGGGGACGTCGAGACGACCGACCGGGTCGTCCCGCCCTCCGAGATCTCCCGCACGCCGACGCAGGCGTTCTTCGCCGGCGTTCCCGAGGAGAAGGCTCCCCCGGCGCGCTCGAAGGGATCGGCGTCGCCGCTCCCCGCCGCGCAGGTTCCGCTTCTGCGGGACGCGCTCCGCCAGCTCGTGGAAGGACTGACCGCGCTGCATGACGCCGGGAAGATGCATCGGGACATCAAGCCCTCCAACGTGCTCG
This sequence is a window from Thermoanaerobaculia bacterium. Protein-coding genes within it:
- a CDS encoding sigma 54-interacting transcriptional regulator, with amino-acid sequence MSGANMARASRPESFPWENLIGSSGAMRPVKILLAKVAALPVSTVLLIGESGTGKDLIAKTIHFNSPRGSRPFQNVTCSALAETLLETELFGHERGAFTDAKQQKKGLFELAHGGTVYLDEIGETSPSLQVKLLRFLEEKEFKRVGGSADIRVDVRAIAATNRDLKAGMREGTFRPDLYYRLSTILVRVPPLRERRSDIRLLAESFLRGFAAAFGKDVRGLSQRAVSHLESYHWPGNVRELKNVIERAVLLCEGDLLRRHDFLDFDDEPASPAFSLPADGLDVERLERDLLVQALDRTGGNQTRAGQLLRLSRDQIRYRIDKFGLAREAEPVAD
- a CDS encoding c-type cytochrome; the encoded protein is MRQNPLPIAALLVLAPLAAGVVLAAGPPRREPSADVPAEKFYKNIQVFQGLPSDQLVASMQFMADSLGVKCSYCHVTSKDGPWPMEKDDKAAKNTARGMIRMMREIDRANFKGRLDVTCATCHRGSVDPASMPPLFSTVAAHPPASEAAAAPSVDAVLERYVSAAGGKDAMAKISSRVIRGTFTAANGESHPIEITLTASGKYRSSVTLEKGAFTIAYDGTKGWSSAGQGIRPMPPDEADRIRARARLFPASDLKSRFPALAVRGKQPIDGRDAWIVMARDAAGGRETFWFDAENGRLLRTLQRQHTALGDIPEQADYSDYRKVDGVEVPFTIRHTAPDRTDTIKAEEVTQNVAVDDGLFSAREP